From a single Methanofollis sp. W23 genomic region:
- the endA gene encoding tRNA-intron lyase: MKARFDGTWLWLGQDGLSLYESGGYGRPGKGKLRLAPEEGLYLLVRRRIELPGYDFERLLQELSEDPVFFRRYLVYRDLRERGYALQTGPHDFRVFRRGERPGKGQSYYLVRVLAERDLVDFVRVTAEVETAGNMRKTYLIAAVDDEGELTYYEVKVDHIAGPEDETPAGKETTRGEAFGPVALVRTDTAPWIDMEGYGKPLDHERVMLSPAEVLYLMDEGRLALTEKGTPLGREAYQAVAAEVDSEITEKTALYTDLRRRGYAPKTGYKFGHHFRVYGGGVKHSLMLAHALPAGTTLTMAAISRSVRLAHSVKKKMLFGCVHNNDIRYIEFARIKM, from the coding sequence GTGAAGGCGAGATTTGACGGTACCTGGCTCTGGCTCGGGCAGGACGGGCTCTCTCTCTATGAGAGCGGGGGCTACGGCCGGCCTGGCAAGGGGAAACTCCGCCTTGCTCCGGAGGAGGGGCTCTACCTCCTGGTGCGCAGGCGGATCGAACTGCCCGGCTACGACTTCGAGAGGCTCCTGCAGGAACTCTCAGAGGACCCGGTCTTCTTCAGGCGATACCTTGTCTACCGCGATCTGCGGGAACGGGGCTACGCCCTCCAGACCGGGCCGCATGACTTCAGGGTCTTTCGGCGTGGTGAGCGTCCTGGCAAGGGACAGTCCTATTATCTGGTGCGGGTGCTTGCCGAGCGCGACCTCGTCGACTTTGTCCGTGTCACCGCCGAGGTGGAGACTGCCGGGAATATGCGCAAGACCTATCTCATCGCCGCCGTCGACGACGAGGGCGAACTCACCTACTATGAGGTGAAGGTCGACCATATTGCCGGACCTGAGGACGAGACCCCGGCCGGGAAAGAGACGACCCGCGGCGAGGCCTTCGGTCCCGTCGCCCTGGTCAGGACCGACACCGCCCCCTGGATCGACATGGAGGGCTATGGCAAACCTCTCGACCACGAGCGGGTGATGCTCTCCCCGGCCGAGGTGCTCTATCTCATGGACGAGGGGAGACTTGCGCTCACCGAGAAGGGCACCCCCCTCGGTCGCGAGGCCTACCAGGCAGTCGCCGCCGAGGTGGACAGCGAGATCACCGAGAAGACCGCGCTCTACACCGACCTCCGCCGGCGCGGCTATGCCCCAAAGACGGGGTACAAGTTCGGGCACCATTTCAGGGTCTATGGCGGGGGGGTCAAGCACTCCCTCATGCTCGCCCACGCCCTCCCGGCCGGGACAACACTCACCATGGCGGCGATCTCCCGGTCAGTCCGCCTGGCGCACAGTGTCAAAAAGAAGATGTTGTTTGGTTGTGTACATAACAACGATATCAGGTATATCGAG
- a CDS encoding metallophosphoesterase codes for MNLRLPDLKARYFVAIGLVICSPVLFTYMAWEGQTTSTTTLAVEGAPGGVIFIADPHLKESNLDHVRGMIQEINAMHPSVVLIGGDFVYGEDPDLSLQQVWREVDAPVYAVLGNHDYKSGVSAVSGMQKVLAISGTDRSVDGYDMSMLRDETTDTELADDLTAELESAGVHVLRNEYVDLDVDGTPLRIVGVDDGWAGMADPPDLPESDAFTIYLIHEPECRADWEADLILAGHTHGGQIMLPGVKELNDAGYLELSGLFQKDETPLYVSRGIGTSNLQTDLRLNDPPEIVVIAPAPEGMEVRAG; via the coding sequence ATGAACCTGAGACTACCTGACCTCAAAGCCAGATATTTCGTGGCCATCGGCCTCGTCATCTGTTCGCCAGTGCTCTTCACCTATATGGCCTGGGAGGGACAGACCACCTCCACCACCACCCTCGCCGTCGAAGGGGCGCCCGGGGGCGTGATCTTCATCGCCGACCCGCACCTGAAGGAGAGCAACCTCGACCATGTGAGAGGGATGATCCAGGAGATCAATGCCATGCACCCCTCGGTCGTGCTCATCGGTGGGGACTTCGTCTATGGAGAAGACCCCGACCTCTCACTCCAGCAGGTCTGGCGTGAGGTCGACGCCCCGGTCTACGCCGTACTCGGCAACCATGATTATAAGTCAGGAGTGAGCGCGGTCAGCGGGATGCAGAAGGTGCTGGCAATCTCAGGGACCGACCGGAGCGTGGACGGCTACGACATGAGCATGCTCAGGGACGAGACCACCGACACCGAACTTGCCGACGACCTGACCGCAGAACTTGAGAGCGCCGGGGTCCATGTGCTGCGAAACGAGTACGTGGACCTCGACGTCGACGGCACCCCGCTGCGGATCGTCGGCGTCGACGACGGATGGGCGGGGATGGCAGACCCCCCTGACCTCCCCGAGAGCGACGCCTTCACCATCTACCTGATCCACGAGCCAGAGTGCCGGGCAGACTGGGAGGCCGACCTCATCCTCGCAGGCCACACCCATGGCGGTCAGATCATGCTCCCTGGCGTGAAGGAGTTGAATGATGCCGGGTATCTGGAACTTTCAGGACTCTTCCAGAAGGACGAGACCCCCCTCTATGTCAGCCGCGGGATCGGGACCTCGAACCTGCAGACCGACCTGCGCCTGAACGATCCCCCCGAGATCGTGGTGATCGCCCCGGCCCCTGAAGGGATGGAAGTGCGGGCAGGATAG
- a CDS encoding CPBP family intramembrane glutamic endopeptidase has product MDTQRFHPYLVLLALVAGAIAVVVGFSGNPQNDLGLFFSAGAEAAPIFLIATLAFLALDRPRLRPVVMVLTALFVLGLALVSWIFSIAPWFSVMDASEFPIEAAVPLLAGFFLASGAAVLCLLLYSMRLRRALARWVPIDPENFVHTTAFVVVAALALMPLIPLLVIGHPPLVDLIGDPSMSFNLSPSEAAKTNLYGLVWTLGGAFLAVGLFVKRSLPETLDRLGLVRPTLRSFLFAVAVGLGLVLVFGVVDHVIVAVWEYFGWYVTDEAYTEALFSAYLTPVTAVVAAIVAGVGEEVAVRGVLQPRFGILISALVFASLHAYQYAWDGVLSVFLAGLVFALLRARTSTTVSAVTHATYDLVLFSIMIMGIGGI; this is encoded by the coding sequence ATGGATACTCAGAGATTTCACCCCTATCTGGTGCTACTCGCCCTGGTGGCCGGAGCGATCGCCGTGGTCGTCGGGTTCTCCGGCAACCCACAGAACGACCTGGGGCTCTTCTTCTCCGCAGGTGCCGAAGCGGCCCCGATCTTTCTGATCGCCACCCTGGCATTCCTTGCCCTCGACCGCCCGCGCCTGCGGCCGGTGGTCATGGTGCTCACCGCCCTCTTTGTCCTGGGGCTTGCACTCGTCAGCTGGATCTTCTCCATCGCCCCCTGGTTCAGCGTCATGGACGCCTCGGAGTTCCCGATAGAGGCTGCAGTGCCCCTCCTGGCCGGGTTCTTCCTCGCGTCCGGTGCGGCCGTGCTCTGTCTCCTCCTCTATTCGATGCGGCTCAGGCGAGCCCTTGCCAGGTGGGTCCCGATCGACCCTGAGAACTTTGTCCATACCACGGCCTTTGTCGTGGTCGCAGCCCTTGCCCTCATGCCCCTCATCCCCCTCCTGGTCATCGGGCACCCGCCGCTCGTCGACCTCATCGGCGATCCTTCCATGTCATTTAATCTCAGTCCGTCTGAGGCGGCGAAGACCAATCTCTATGGATTGGTCTGGACCCTCGGCGGGGCGTTCCTTGCAGTAGGGCTCTTTGTAAAGCGTTCCCTCCCCGAGACCCTCGACCGTCTCGGCCTGGTCAGGCCCACCCTCCGTTCCTTCCTCTTTGCCGTGGCGGTGGGGCTTGGCCTGGTCCTGGTCTTCGGAGTAGTGGACCATGTCATCGTCGCAGTCTGGGAATATTTCGGGTGGTATGTCACCGACGAGGCCTACACCGAGGCGCTCTTTAGTGCATATCTCACCCCGGTCACGGCGGTCGTGGCGGCGATCGTCGCCGGGGTCGGGGAAGAGGTGGCGGTCCGCGGGGTGCTCCAGCCGCGCTTTGGGATCCTCATCTCGGCCCTGGTCTTTGCCTCCCTTCACGCCTACCAGTACGCCTGGGACGGTGTCCTCTCGGTCTTCCTGGCCGGTCTGGTCTTCGCCCTCCTGCGGGCCAGGACGTCCACCACGGTCAGCGCCGTCACCCATGCCACCTATGACCTGGTCCTCTTCTCCATCATGATCATGGGGATCGGCGGGATCTGA